Proteins from one Leishmania infantum JPCM5 genome chromosome 21 genomic window:
- a CDS encoding dihydrolipoamide acetyltransferase precursorlike protein codes for MMRRTLLWLVNFEPVFMPALSPSMETGTVVEWKKKVGELVKESEVFCTIQTDKAVVDYTNTFESGYLAKIYCGNGQSAPVAKTIAVMVSDAADVSKADEYTPEGEVPAADAEAPAAAAVAAAPAAGGASSEVPEGVTCEPVFMPALSPSMETGTVVEWKKKVGELVKESEVFCTIQTDKAVVDYTNTFESGYLAKIYCGNGQSAPVAKTIAVMVSNAADVEKVANYYPEDAVGGPPASAADPSAAAAAAASARPAASAASAKHYGGSLDAAVAASGPSVARIAAGLEPSALAGIAPSGKGGRFLKSDFSGQPGFDYNDTAPARAMQQKAAPAAAADGASKAAAKPAAPAAVSGDIYNVVLKPGPVYKSVSDTALLKKLMCSMHIPKPKSKKAAE; via the coding sequence ATGATGCGGCGCACGCTGCTCTGGCTCGTGAACTTCGAGCCCGTCTTCATGCCGGCCCTCTCCCCGTCGATGGAGACAGGCACGGTGGTCGAATGGAAGAAGAAGGTTGGCGAGCTCgtgaaggagagcgaggtCTTCTGCACCATCCAGACGGACAAGGCGGTAGTGGACTACACGAACACCTTCGAGAGCGGCTACCTCGCCAAGATATACTGCGGGAACGGCCAGTCTGCCCCCGTCGCCAAGACGATTGCTGTGATGgtgagcgacgccgcggatGTCAGTAAGGCGGACGAGTACACGCCTGAGGGCGAGGTGCCTGCCGCGGACGCGGAggcacccgccgctgctgctgttgccgctgcgccggccgCTGGTGGTGCCTCCTCTGAGGTGCCGGAAGGCGTCACCTGTGAGCCCGTCTTCATGCCGGCCCTCTCCCCGTCGATGGAGACAGGCACGGTGGTCGAATGGAAGAAGAAGGTTGGCGAGCTCgtgaaggagagcgaggtCTTCTGCACCATCCAGACGGACAAGGCGGTAGTGGACTACACGAACACCTTCGAGAGCGGCTACCTCGCCAAGATATACTGCGGGAACGGCCAGTCTGCCCCCGTCGCCAAGACGATTGCTGTGATGGTGAGCAACGCTGCCGATGTAGAGAAGGTTGCCAACTACTACCCCGAGGATGCAGTTGGCGGGCCGCCGGCCTCCGCCGCTGACccttctgccgccgctgctgctgctgcgtcagctcGACCGGCTGCATCGGCCGCGTCTGCCAAGCACTACGGTGGCTCGCTcgatgcggcggtggcggctaGTGGCCCAAGCGTGGCCCGCATTGCTGCTGGTCTGGAGCCCAGCGCTCTCGCCGGCATCGCTCCCTCTGGCAAGGGTGGGCGTTTCCTGAAGTCCGACTTTTCTGGTCAACCCGGTTTCGACTACAACGACACCGCGCCGGCGCGAGCGATGCAGCAGAAGGCggcccccgccgctgccgctgatgggGCGAGTAAGGCGGCTGCAAAGCCTGCTGCCCCGGCGGCGGTAAGCGGGGACATCTACAACGTTGTTCTCAAGCCCGGCCCTGTGTACAAGAGCGTCAGCGACACGGCCCTGCTGAAGAAGCTCATGTGCTCCATGCACATTCCGAAGCCAAAGTCGAAGAAGGCCGCCGAGTAA
- a CDS encoding putative la RNA binding protein translates to MSDLADKIRRQVEFYFSDVNVAKDVFLKSKMAEDPEGFIPLEVLLTFNRLNSLTKDPKVLAEALASSDKLVMNKDGLSVRRKDALPESIQTDEQTVYVKPVPATASLEQLQEFFSAQGTVLAVWRRYFQGGSKDAPVESRTKPSVFVVFASKTDAEKFVAAPPQYDGVQLSAQMKTAYLEGKAVQMASQKNRKRVREDGEDAGAPSSAAPRTPAMPTNSSYRISGCGAIEKFSEVKGLWPAEEQKGVRYVYMPTKEEALIIFQDAETAEKMVESVKTRAATLQGKQPEVTKLSEDDEKALIANVEKEISERAAQHGSRGGRGGRGGRGGRRGGGRH, encoded by the coding sequence ATGTCCGACCTCGCCGATAAGATCCGCCGACAGGTGGAGTTCTACTTCAGCGACGTGAACGTCGCCAAGGATGTCTTTCTCAAGTCGAAGATGGCCGAGGACCCGGAAGGCTTCATTccgctggaggtgctgctcacCTTCAACCGTCTGAACAGCCTCACGAAGGACCCGAAGGTGCTCGCCGAGGCgctcgccagcagcgacaagCTCGTCATGAACAAGGACGGCCTGTCGGTGCGCCGCAAGGACGCCCTGCCGGAGTCCATCCAAACCGATGAGCAGACGGTGTACGTGAAgccggtgccggcgacggcctcgctggagcagctgcaggaatTCTTTAGCGCTCAGGGCACCGTGCTGGCAGTGTGGCGCCGCTACTTCCAGGGCGGCAGCAAGGACGCGCCGGTGGAGAGCCGCACGAAACCGTCCGTGTTCGTGGTCTTCGCCAGCAAGACGGATGCCGAGAAGTTtgtcgcggcgccgccccaGTACGACGGCGTGCAGCTTAGCGCGCAGATGAAGACCGCGTACTTGGAGGGAAAGGCGGTGCAGATGGCTTCCCAGAAGAACCgcaagcgcgtgcgcgaggaCGGTGAGGACGCTggtgcgccgtcgtccgcggCCCCCCGCACGCCCGCTATGCCCACGAACAGCAGCTACCGCATCTCCGGATGCGGCGCGATCGAGAAATTCTCCGAGGTAAAGGGGCTGTGgccggcggaggagcagaaaGGCGTGCGCTACGTGTACATGCCAACCAAGGAGGAGGCTCTCATCATCTTTCAGGACGCCGAGACAGCCGAGAAGATGGTCGAGTCCGTCAAGACccgcgcggcgacgctgcagggCAAGCAGCCCGAGGTGACGAAGCTCAGTGAGGACGACGAGAAGGCGCTCATAGCGAACGTAGAGAAGGAGATCTCCgagcgtgcggcgcagcatggcagccgcggtggACGTGGCGgtcgcggtggccgcggtggccgccgtggcggtggtcgCCACTGA
- a CDS encoding putative DnaJ protein, with protein sequence MVRETELYEVLNVSVEADEHEIKRSYRRLALKYHPDKNTGDEAAADMFKKVSNAYEVLSDPEKRQVYDKYGKEGLERGAGEGGGFHDATDIFSMFFGGGARERGEPKPKDIVHELEVKLDDLYNGATKKVMISRDRLCGTCEGSGLKPSGKRITCAQCRGRGVLLRTQQVFPGFHHQVQMRCPACGGEGEIVAASDLCTGCRGKRAVREKSVLEVHIDRGASKSDHFTFTGEGNQEPGIRLSGDVLIFLSVRPHPVFHRINDHLMMRCPITLQEALCGFEVPIEHLDGRQLVIKASPGQVVHSDSAWSVYNEGMPVKGTGGLQKGKLFIYFDVEWPETLPREQIDKIVTALNVPEKPGKLGGHVVELTEYKAAGKFKGGKNGKRGGAAGSRSAGAGRGRGAARSRQAHAEEDEFEDVTDDDDDEQQQYGGQQYFRAGPQGFNGSTQTVECAQQ encoded by the coding sequence ATGGTGCGCGAAACGGAGCTGTACGAGGTGTTGAACGTGTCGGTCGAGGCCGACGAGCACGAGATCAAGCGGTCCTACCGCCGGCTGGCCCTCAAGTATCACCCCGACAAGAACACCGGCGATGAGGCCGCAGCGGACATGTTCAAGAAGGTGAGCAACGCCTACGAAGTGCTCAGCGACCCCGAGAAGCGGCAGGTGTACGACAAGTACGGCAAGGAGGGACTAGAAAGGGGCGCGGGCGAGGGTGGCGGCTTCCATGATGCGACGGACATCTTCTCCATGTTCttcggcggaggcgcgcggGAGCGCGGGGAGCCAAAGCCGAAGGACATCGTCCACGAGCTCGAGGTGAAACTGGATGACCTGTACAACGGCGCCACGAAGAAAGTGATGATTTCGCGTGACCGCCTCTGCGGTACCTGTGAGGGCAGTGGGCTGAAGCCCAGCGGCAAGCGCATCACCTGCGCCCAGTGCCGCGGTcgcggtgtgctgctgcgcacccaGCAGGTCTTCCCCGGGTTCCATCATCAGGTGCAGATGCGCTGTCCTGCCTGTGGTGGCGAGGGCGAAATCGTCGCGGCCTCTGACCTCTGCaccggctgccgcggcaagCGCGCAGTGCGCGAGAAGAGTGTGCTGGAGGTGCACATTGACCGTGGCGCCTCCAAGTCGGACCACTTCACCTTCACTGGCGAGGGCAATCAGGAGCCCGGGATCCGCCTGTCTGGCGACGTGCTTATCTTTTTGAGCGTGCGCCCGCATCCCGTCTTCCACCGCATAAACGACCATCTCATGATGCGCTGCCCCATTACCCTGCAGGAGGCACTATGCGGGTTCGAGGTGCCCATCGAGCATCTCGACGGCCGCCAGCTTGTCATCAAGGCGTCGCCCGGCCAGGTGGTGCACAGCGACAGTGCGTGGAGCGTGTACAATGAAGGCATGCCAGTAAAGGGCACCGGCGGTCTGCAGAAAGGCAAACTGTTCATCTACTTCGATGTCGAGTGGCCAGAGACGCTGCCGAGGGAACAGATCGACAAGATCGTGACGGCCTTGAACGTGCCGGAGAAGCCCGGCAAGCTGGGCGGGCATGTGGTGGAGCTGACGGAGTACAAGGCCGCCGGCAAGTTCAAGGGTGGCAAGAATGGGaagcgcggtggtgcggcgggGTCGCGGtctgccggcgccggccgTGGGCGTGGGGCCGCTCGAAGCCGCCAGGCgcacgccgaggaggacgaatTCGAGGATGTCActgacgacgatgacgacgagcagcagcagtacgGCGGTCAGCAGTACTTCCGCGCAGGTCCGCAAGGCTTCAACGGCAGCACGCAGACCGTAGAGTGCGCACAGCAGTAG